Proteins found in one Lentisphaerota bacterium genomic segment:
- the yidD gene encoding membrane protein insertion efficiency factor YidD has protein sequence MLSRLLILCVRGYQVALGPLIGPCCRFTPSCSEYCIGALRAHGPWRGLWLAVRRIVRCRPFGPCGEDPVPPP, from the coding sequence ATGTTGAGTCGGCTGTTGATCCTGTGTGTCCGCGGGTACCAGGTGGCGCTTGGGCCGCTGATCGGCCCGTGCTGTCGCTTCACACCGTCGTGTTCGGAGTATTGCATCGGGGCGCTCCGCGCGCACGGCCCTTGGCGCGGTCTGTGGCTGGCGGTGCGGCGCATCGTCCGATGCCGGCCCTTCGGACCGTGCGGAGAGGATCCGGTTCCGCCGCCCTGA